A window of the Cutaneotrichosporon cavernicola HIS019 DNA, chromosome: 6 genome harbors these coding sequences:
- a CDS encoding uncharacterized protein (Major facilitator superfamily transporter), with amino-acid sequence MDTDTDTRNTFDKDRDKEGWQDAQDAHDAQRVYDVPVLDEKATLPTGTFDPVYEAKARVLNRAIQDIGMGWYQWQLFVVVGFGWAADNMWPIVTSLILPPVALEFNVSRPPLLTLAQNIGLLVGAMFWGFGCDLFGRKWGFNLTLGITAVFGMISASSPTFAAVGTFAALWSFGVGGNLPVDSAVFLEFLPANKQWLLSVLSVGWAFAQVLAAGVAWPLIGTMTCSKGEPCTRKANMGWRYFVITMGAVALLMFVCRFFFFTIYESPKYLMGKGRDEDAVRVVQEVARRNGTTSSLTIDDLKACEPAGYEAQTDARAALKRKLESLDGKHVRQLFKTPKLAFSTTLLIVIWAFIGLAYPLYNAFLPYIQENNSRLKADMANQGDTTYTTYRNMLIIASLGVPGAIIGGLLTETRAGRRGVLGLATALVGVFLFASTTATTVNTLLAWNCMYNFFSSVMYAVLYAYTPELFPTASRGTGNALTASANRIFGVMAPIIGMFADLSTPVPVYVSGALFIVAGCLVFILPYESRGTAAL; translated from the exons ATGGACACCGACACCGACACTAGGAATACGTTCGACAAGGACCGGGATAAGGAGGGATGGCAGGACGCGCAGGACGCACACGACGCGCAGCGCGTATACGATGTGCCGGTACTTGACGAGAAGGCGACGTTACCGACGGGCACCTTCGACCCGGTCtacgaggccaaggcacGTGTACTGAACCGCGCGATCCAGGACATCGGTATGGGTTGGTACCAGTGGCAGCTGTTTGTGGTTGTCGGCTTCGGTTGGGCCGCAGACAACATGTGGCCAATCGTGACGTCGTTGATTC TACcgcccgtcgcgctcgagttCAACGTCTCCCGCCCGCcgctcctcaccctcgcccagAATATCGGGCTGCTGGTTGGCGCCATGTTCTGGGGCTTTGGATGTGACCTCTTCGGTCGTAAGTGGGGATTCAACCTCACGCTGGGCATTACTGCCGTGTTCGGCAtgatctcggcgtcgtcccCCACGTTTGCTGCAGTGGGCACCTTTGCTGCTCTGTGGAGCTTTGGAGTTGGCGGAAACTTACCCGTCGACTCTGCCGTGTTCCTCGAATTCCTTCCTGCCAACAAACAATGGCTACTCTCGGTCCTCTCCGTCGGCTGGGCATTTGCCCAAGTTCTAGCAGCGGGGGTAGCTTGGCCCCTCATCGGAACAATGACATGCTCAAAGGGCGAGCCGTGCACGCGGAAAGCCAACATGGGCTGGCGCTATTTCGTGATCACGATGGGTGCGGTTGCGCTGCTCATGTTTGTGTGCCGtttcttcttcttcaccATTTACGAGAGCCCGAAATACCTCATGGGTAAAGGAcgggacgaggacgccgtgCGTGTTGTGCAAGAAGTTGCTCGGCGGAATGGCACAACCTCGAGCCTGACGATTGACGACCTCAAAGCCTGCGAGCCGGCCGGATACGAGGCGCAGACGGACGCGCGGGCGGCCCTTAAGCGCAAACTCGAGAGTCTAGATGGTAAACACGTTCGCCAACTGTTCAAAACTCCAAAGCTCGCATTCTCGAccaccctcctcatcgtAATCTGGGCGTTTATCGGCCTTGCGTATCCGCTGTATAACGCCTTCCTGCCGTATATCCAGGAAAACAATAGTCGTCTCAAAGCAGACATGGCCAACCAGGGAGACACGACGTACACGACGTATCGGAACATGCTCATCATCGCGTCGTTGGGCGTACCCGGCGCAATCATTGGTGGGCTGCTGACCGAAACGCGCGCAGGCCGACGCGGCGTACTTGGTCTCGCGACGGCTTTGGTCGGAGTATTCCTCTTCGCCTCGACCACCGCTACAACAGTCaacaccctcctcgcctgGAACTGCATGTACAACTTCTTCTCC TCCGTCATGTACGCCGTTTTGTATGCGTACACTCCTGAGCTGTTCCCCACCGCCTCACGGGGAACCGGCAACGCGCTTACCGCGAGCGCAAACCGCATCTTCGGCGTCATGGCACCCATCATTGGCATGTTTGCCGACCTCTCAACCCCCGTGCCCGTATACGTCTCGGGCGCGCTATTCATCGTCGCCGGCTGCCTTGTCTTTATCCTCCCCTACGAGTCGCGGGGTACTGCCGCTCTGTGA